A genomic stretch from Sporocytophaga myxococcoides includes:
- a CDS encoding DUF1573 domain-containing protein: protein MIKRIASVAFLSFLTLGAFAQGAFKFTSEDKHDFGIVEEGIQAEYDFEFENSGDAPIVLTDVRASCGCTTPSWTKDPIPPGGKGSIKASYNSSGRIGVFNKSITITSNSSEPSKVVYIKGIVVKKEEPKVALTPKELKAAPKFSLDKNTHSFGKIERGQKVAQKFTVKNIGKAPLALSSFQSACSCINHTLASDTIAPGKSAVLELTYNPTFDGKNSDILTIFTNDPSNPRVIVTLSGEVVESLSTPTPLKEEKNTVPFGK from the coding sequence ATGATAAAAAGAATTGCCTCTGTAGCTTTCCTATCCTTCCTGACACTAGGAGCTTTTGCACAAGGTGCTTTTAAATTTACCAGTGAAGACAAACACGATTTTGGTATCGTAGAAGAAGGTATTCAGGCTGAATACGATTTTGAGTTTGAAAACTCAGGAGATGCTCCGATTGTATTAACTGACGTAAGAGCATCTTGTGGTTGTACTACTCCTTCTTGGACCAAGGATCCAATTCCTCCTGGGGGCAAGGGATCAATAAAAGCTTCATACAATAGTTCCGGAAGAATTGGTGTGTTCAACAAAAGCATTACGATTACCTCAAATTCTTCAGAACCTTCCAAAGTAGTTTATATTAAAGGTATTGTTGTAAAAAAAGAAGAACCTAAAGTTGCTTTAACTCCTAAAGAACTAAAGGCAGCGCCTAAATTTTCCCTAGACAAAAACACGCATAGCTTTGGAAAAATTGAAAGAGGACAAAAAGTTGCCCAAAAATTTACTGTTAAAAATATAGGAAAAGCTCCACTTGCGCTTTCATCTTTCCAGTCAGCATGCAGCTGCATAAACCATACACTTGCTTCTGATACAATTGCGCCTGGCAAATCTGCAGTTCTTGAATTAACCTACAATCCGACTTTTGACGGAAAAAACTCTGATATTTTAACCATTTTCACTAACGATCCAAGTAATCCACGTGTAATTGTAACTCTTTCAGGCGAAGTTGTAGAAAGTCTGTCTACTCCGACCCCTTTAAAAGAAGAAAAAAATACAGTTCCATTTGGAAAATAA
- the ald gene encoding alanine dehydrogenase, whose protein sequence is MVIGVPKEIKTLENRVGLTPAHCADLVKLGHKLLVETKAGEGSGFLDEEYQNAGVSICQAEDVYSGADLVVKVKEPLEKEYSLIKKGQTIFTYFHFASSRQLTEAMIKSGAVCISYETVEKSDRSLPLLVPMSEVAGRMAVQKGANYLEKHNQGRGILLGGVPGVKPANVVIIGAGIVGTNAAKMAAGLGANVTIMDINVARLRYLEDIMPANVYTLYSSQSNVNEAVKTADLIIGAILVPGAKAPILISRDMLKTMKPGTVLVDVAVDQGGCIETCKPTTHENPTYVVDGIVHYCVANMPGAVPFTSTLALTNVTYPYVCQIASKGWQKACRENEELKKGLNVVNGQIVYKKISEAFELPYSEVEHHLS, encoded by the coding sequence ATGGTCATCGGAGTACCTAAAGAAATAAAGACACTAGAAAATCGTGTAGGCCTTACTCCTGCGCATTGTGCAGACCTTGTAAAACTAGGTCATAAACTGCTGGTAGAAACAAAAGCCGGAGAGGGATCTGGATTTTTGGATGAGGAATACCAAAACGCCGGAGTTAGTATTTGTCAGGCTGAAGATGTCTATAGCGGAGCCGACCTGGTTGTAAAAGTCAAAGAACCTCTAGAAAAAGAATATTCTCTAATAAAAAAAGGACAGACAATTTTTACCTATTTTCATTTCGCATCCTCGCGACAGCTTACAGAAGCCATGATCAAATCAGGTGCTGTATGTATTTCATATGAAACAGTGGAAAAATCTGATCGATCATTACCATTATTGGTGCCCATGTCAGAAGTTGCAGGAAGAATGGCGGTTCAGAAGGGCGCAAATTATCTTGAAAAACATAACCAAGGAAGAGGTATTTTACTGGGAGGCGTCCCTGGTGTTAAACCTGCAAATGTGGTAATAATAGGGGCAGGTATCGTTGGAACAAATGCAGCGAAGATGGCTGCCGGATTGGGAGCTAATGTGACAATTATGGATATCAATGTTGCCAGATTAAGATACCTGGAAGACATTATGCCTGCTAATGTATATACATTATATAGCAGCCAAAGTAATGTCAACGAGGCTGTAAAAACCGCAGACCTAATTATTGGTGCAATCCTTGTTCCAGGCGCTAAAGCCCCCATATTAATTTCCAGGGATATGCTAAAAACAATGAAACCAGGAACGGTTCTCGTGGATGTAGCTGTAGATCAGGGTGGATGTATTGAAACCTGTAAACCAACTACACATGAAAATCCTACTTATGTTGTAGATGGTATTGTTCATTATTGTGTCGCTAATATGCCTGGAGCAGTTCCGTTTACATCTACCCTGGCTTTGACTAATGTTACATATCCGTATGTTTGTCAGATTGCTAGCAAAGGATGGCAAAAAGCCTGCAGGGAAAATGAGGAATTGAAAAAGGGATTAAATGTGGTGAACGGGCAAATCGTTTATAAGAAAATTTCAGAAGCATTTGAGTTACCCTATTCTGAGGTAGAGCATCATTTAAGCTAA
- a CDS encoding CPBP family intramembrane glutamic endopeptidase: protein MLILFLGASLAFNYSLDFENSILEKYAGQKIYNVYLFLFYSVPLLFLSLTYAYFYNRKLHLYSASYWFTILFVILILIFSETSFYLYRDWIRTEVPFEVSQFISSFVTEFVSSFIIIIPILCYWYWVDRKNIPLYGFQKNSLELTPYLLLLLLMSPFIFWASFQQDFLNYYPEYKPGLAENYLGWPYWATFGIHEIFYGMGFLSIEFLFRGFLVLAMIKYLDKGAVFIMVALYCYLHFGKPFGEAVGSIFGGTILGIITYYSRSIWGGLLIHLGIAYLMDLFAIIQHLLKNHF, encoded by the coding sequence GTGCTTATCCTGTTTTTGGGAGCCAGTTTGGCTTTTAATTATAGCCTTGATTTTGAAAACTCCATTCTGGAAAAATATGCTGGCCAGAAAATATACAATGTTTACTTGTTTCTTTTTTATTCTGTACCATTGCTATTTCTGTCTCTTACTTATGCCTATTTTTATAACAGAAAGCTACATTTATATTCTGCATCATATTGGTTTACAATACTGTTTGTAATCCTGATATTAATTTTCAGCGAAACATCATTCTATTTGTATCGTGATTGGATCAGAACGGAAGTGCCATTTGAAGTCAGTCAGTTTATTTCTTCCTTTGTCACCGAATTTGTAAGCTCCTTCATTATAATCATTCCTATCCTCTGCTATTGGTATTGGGTAGACAGGAAAAACATTCCACTCTACGGATTTCAGAAAAACTCCCTGGAACTGACCCCCTATCTTCTTCTTCTGCTACTCATGTCTCCTTTTATATTCTGGGCTTCCTTTCAGCAGGACTTTCTGAATTATTACCCTGAATATAAACCAGGATTAGCGGAAAATTATCTTGGATGGCCCTATTGGGCCACATTTGGTATCCACGAAATCTTTTATGGAATGGGATTCTTATCTATTGAATTTTTGTTCAGAGGATTCCTGGTATTGGCAATGATCAAATATCTTGACAAAGGAGCTGTATTCATTATGGTTGCTTTATACTGCTACCTTCATTTTGGAAAACCGTTTGGAGAAGCTGTCGGATCTATATTCGGAGGTACTATTTTAGGAATAATTACATATTATAGCAGATCTATCTGGGGAGGATTATTGATTCACCTGGGTATTGCTTATCTGATGGATCTGTTTGCAATAATACAACACCTGTTAAAAAATCATTTCTAA
- a CDS encoding LTA synthase family protein: MNLTQYKILLKRLGLLTLIYTLCRVCFFVYNYSYFKEASASSVLEAFVSGIRFDLSVIFMVNLPFTLLSLIPVTFISKSGYQKFLKILFLVVNPPLLFVNLVDIEFFRFTGKRSTYEHLAGLQKDILDQGPQLALNYWPVLLAGTILIAIIAWLYPKSKNAMNVRLKLYIAAPLLISFLALNILIIRGGLQLKPLRPNHAFTLNPNILGNLVLNTPFSLIATSNIQPVQRVHFFSNQSELFNLIRKTKEKKAVSTKAKENVVILICESFGSEYTGLGNNYKGFTPFLDSLANQGVWMKNAYANGRTSIEALPSILASIPSLMTEPYITSIYQTNEVVGLGNILQKEGYHTSFFHGGKNGTMGFDVFAQNAGFEEYYGKNEYPDQDKDFDGNWGIFDEPFLQFFAHKLSTFKQPFATGLFTLSSHPPYTIPEQYKGKFPKGDLPIHECVAYSDNSIRKFFETAKKQPWYSNTLFIITADHTQMSSQPEYSNELGAFDVPLILFHPSKKITVPDDEKICQHADILPTILDFLNIENPKSNYFGTSIFSEKEEGYALNFSNGSYNLIKKDLYLSLNQENQCQCFKIDPPRNITHLQEVPEQKKLESVLKAYIQYFNNGLIDNNWYNSQNH; this comes from the coding sequence ATGAATTTAACTCAATATAAAATACTTCTAAAAAGACTTGGACTCTTAACCCTAATTTATACACTTTGCAGGGTTTGCTTCTTTGTTTATAACTACTCATACTTCAAAGAAGCCTCTGCTTCTTCAGTGTTGGAAGCCTTTGTATCTGGTATACGATTTGACCTTTCCGTTATATTTATGGTCAATCTGCCATTTACGCTGCTATCACTTATTCCAGTTACATTCATTAGCAAATCCGGATACCAGAAATTTCTCAAAATTCTTTTCCTTGTTGTTAACCCCCCCCTGCTTTTCGTTAATCTCGTGGACATTGAGTTTTTCAGGTTTACCGGAAAAAGGTCCACATATGAACATCTCGCAGGCCTGCAAAAGGACATTTTGGATCAGGGACCACAGTTAGCCTTGAATTACTGGCCAGTTTTGCTTGCAGGAACAATTCTCATTGCAATTATCGCCTGGCTATATCCCAAATCCAAAAATGCGATGAACGTCAGGCTGAAACTATACATCGCAGCACCATTATTAATTAGCTTCCTTGCCTTAAATATTTTGATCATACGTGGAGGTTTACAATTAAAGCCTTTAAGACCTAATCATGCCTTTACTTTAAATCCTAATATTTTGGGAAATCTTGTATTAAATACTCCATTCTCCCTGATAGCAACATCCAATATTCAACCTGTTCAAAGAGTTCATTTCTTTTCTAATCAGTCAGAATTATTCAACCTTATCAGAAAAACTAAAGAAAAAAAAGCTGTTTCAACAAAAGCAAAAGAAAATGTAGTGATTCTGATCTGTGAAAGTTTTGGATCTGAATATACTGGACTTGGAAATAACTATAAAGGTTTTACCCCTTTTCTTGACTCTCTGGCCAACCAAGGTGTATGGATGAAAAATGCTTATGCCAACGGACGTACTTCCATCGAAGCACTACCAAGCATCCTGGCCTCCATACCATCTTTGATGACTGAGCCATATATAACATCGATATATCAGACTAATGAAGTTGTAGGACTTGGAAATATCCTTCAAAAAGAAGGTTATCATACAAGTTTTTTCCATGGTGGTAAAAATGGTACCATGGGATTTGACGTATTCGCCCAAAATGCAGGATTTGAAGAGTACTATGGGAAAAACGAATATCCGGATCAGGATAAAGATTTTGATGGCAACTGGGGAATATTTGATGAACCATTCCTTCAGTTTTTTGCTCATAAACTCAGTACATTTAAGCAACCCTTTGCTACAGGATTATTTACTTTAAGCTCCCATCCACCTTACACTATCCCAGAGCAATATAAAGGTAAATTTCCCAAAGGAGATCTGCCCATTCATGAATGTGTCGCTTATTCAGACAATTCAATCCGGAAGTTTTTTGAGACTGCTAAAAAACAACCCTGGTATTCCAATACTTTGTTTATTATCACTGCCGATCATACGCAAATGTCTTCACAACCGGAATATTCTAATGAGCTGGGAGCATTTGATGTACCATTGATTCTATTTCATCCTTCGAAAAAAATTACCGTTCCGGATGATGAAAAAATTTGTCAGCATGCAGATATCCTACCGACTATCCTTGACTTCCTGAATATAGAAAACCCTAAGAGCAATTATTTCGGCACATCAATATTCTCTGAAAAAGAAGAAGGTTATGCTTTAAACTTTTCCAACGGTTCCTATAATCTGATAAAAAAAGATTTGTACCTCTCTTTAAATCAGGAAAACCAATGCCAGTGTTTTAAAATAGATCCGCCCCGTAACATCACTCATTTACAGGAAGTACCCGAACAGAAAAAGCTTGAATCAGTATTAAAAGCTTATATACAATACTTTAACAATGGCCTGATCGACAATAATTGGTACAATAGTCAAAACCATTAA
- a CDS encoding type I restriction enzyme HsdR N-terminal domain-containing protein, which translates to MIPLNLPSFDIKVKDYENKTWIFDILRKKYVVLTPEEWVRQHFINLLITQFNYPKSLIKCESGLNYNKLRKRSDIVVYNREAIPFLLIECKAPEVKITDAVFKQAATYNFVLKAPYFVVTNGINTFCCSVNHDTKEVGYVNGLPAFPEN; encoded by the coding sequence ATGATTCCCCTCAATCTCCCCTCGTTTGATATTAAAGTTAAAGACTACGAAAATAAAACATGGATATTTGATATACTAAGAAAAAAGTATGTTGTTTTAACTCCTGAAGAATGGGTAAGGCAACATTTTATTAATCTCCTGATTACGCAGTTTAATTACCCTAAATCTTTAATTAAATGTGAATCGGGACTTAATTATAATAAGCTACGGAAAAGGTCAGACATTGTTGTTTATAACAGAGAAGCTATCCCTTTTCTTCTTATCGAATGTAAAGCTCCGGAAGTGAAAATTACTGATGCTGTTTTTAAACAAGCTGCTACATATAACTTTGTCCTGAAAGCCCCTTATTTTGTTGTAACCAATGGTATTAATACTTTTTGCTGTAGTGTTAACCATGATACAAAAGAGGTAGGCTATGTTAATGGCTTACCTGCATTTCCTGAAAACTGA
- a CDS encoding AMP nucleosidase, whose protein sequence is MKTKEEIVKDWLPRYTGTPISEFGEYILLTNFINYVELFAEKFKVEVQGKNRAMQTATANNITIINFGMGSAMAATVMDLLSAIPPKAVLFLGKCGGLKKTKVGDLILPIAAIRGEGTSDDYAPPEVPALPSFRLQRAVSSMIKKHELDYWTGTVYTTNRRVWEHDEKFKQYLRDIRTMGIDMETATIFVVGFINGIPHGALLLVSDNPMDPEGVKTEKSDKTVTEKYVKRHLEIGLDSLTELAGSGESVKHLIFE, encoded by the coding sequence ATGAAAACAAAGGAAGAAATCGTAAAAGACTGGTTACCAAGATACACAGGTACTCCTATCTCTGAATTTGGGGAATATATTCTTCTTACAAACTTTATTAACTATGTTGAACTGTTCGCGGAGAAATTTAAGGTAGAGGTTCAAGGAAAAAACAGGGCTATGCAAACAGCCACTGCCAATAACATAACGATTATTAATTTTGGAATGGGAAGTGCTATGGCTGCAACTGTGATGGACTTACTTTCTGCAATTCCTCCAAAGGCTGTTTTATTTCTCGGAAAATGCGGAGGACTAAAAAAAACAAAAGTTGGTGACCTGATACTTCCAATTGCCGCCATACGCGGGGAAGGAACTTCAGACGATTACGCACCTCCTGAAGTTCCTGCTCTTCCTTCATTTCGCTTACAAAGAGCAGTTTCCAGTATGATAAAAAAACATGAACTGGATTATTGGACGGGGACAGTTTATACGACAAACAGAAGGGTTTGGGAACATGATGAGAAATTCAAACAATACCTGAGGGATATCCGCACAATGGGAATCGACATGGAAACAGCCACTATTTTTGTTGTTGGCTTTATAAATGGAATTCCTCACGGAGCTTTATTACTGGTTTCTGATAATCCAATGGACCCGGAAGGAGTTAAAACAGAAAAAAGTGACAAAACTGTTACTGAAAAATATGTAAAAAGACATCTCGAAATAGGTCTGGATTCGCTAACTGAGCTTGCCGGATCAGGAGAATCAGTCAAACATCTGATTTTTGAATAA
- a CDS encoding Dps family protein, which yields MEKASLIGLDLRQSQILSEELNILLANYQLFYMNLRGFHWNIKGEKFFELHAKFEELYNDVQLKIDEIAERILTLGFVPEHTFSDYQKKSEIKEAKNVIEGTEAVSLILQAFKILLVEERKILKIASEAEDEGTNSLMSDYIKQKEKQVWMFSAYLQKK from the coding sequence ATGGAAAAAGCAAGCCTAATAGGTCTGGATTTGAGACAGTCACAAATCCTCTCAGAAGAATTAAATATTCTTTTAGCTAACTATCAGTTATTTTATATGAATCTAAGGGGATTTCACTGGAACATTAAAGGTGAAAAGTTTTTTGAATTGCATGCAAAATTTGAAGAATTGTATAATGATGTGCAGCTTAAAATAGATGAGATCGCTGAAAGAATTCTCACATTAGGCTTTGTACCTGAACATACTTTTTCAGATTACCAAAAGAAATCAGAAATTAAAGAAGCGAAGAATGTAATTGAAGGAACCGAAGCTGTATCTTTGATACTTCAGGCTTTCAAAATACTATTGGTAGAAGAAAGAAAAATATTGAAGATTGCTTCTGAGGCGGAAGATGAGGGGACAAACTCTTTGATGAGTGATTATATTAAGCAGAAGGAGAAACAGGTCTGGATGTTTTCCGCTTACCTGCAGAAGAAGTAA
- a CDS encoding sterol desaturase family protein, which translates to MNNLLLTISIPIFLLAIAIEYFLSKKKNVKAFTFNSTISNISIGIAERLSSLALTGVFYSIFKNIHQYFAIFTIKETLFTWILLLFLTDFIWYWYHRFSHEINILWAAHIVHHQSEEFNLTVSARITVFQALIRNVFWCILPLIGFPVHMVMIILLIHAAYSFFTHTRMVGKLGFLEYIFVTPSHHRVHHASNVNYLDKNYADIFIFWDKLFGTFAEEKEEPQYGLTQPLNSRSFLWQHFHQLLELLESIKNMPGLKQKIKIALAKPETISPDLRQQLEKKFLSVKNVTNNQKREIQKKYIMGQISLIILLLTLLIPLYKNIAGEMVFQLNALILITLINCGAIMEQKAWIFHLECLRFIIISAILSFYFPDPALISILLNVILLLCFFFSDFKRMFLVFIYGKFFYKRLVGMSNKF; encoded by the coding sequence ATGAATAATTTATTGCTGACAATATCAATACCTATATTTTTACTGGCTATTGCTATTGAATATTTTTTATCAAAAAAGAAGAATGTGAAAGCTTTTACATTTAACAGTACCATATCAAATATAAGTATCGGTATTGCTGAACGCCTATCAAGCCTTGCCTTGACAGGAGTTTTCTATTCTATATTCAAAAACATTCACCAATACTTTGCCATTTTCACTATAAAAGAGACATTATTCACCTGGATATTACTCTTATTCTTAACAGATTTCATTTGGTATTGGTATCACCGATTCAGTCATGAAATAAATATTCTTTGGGCTGCTCACATAGTCCATCATCAAAGTGAAGAATTTAATCTGACGGTATCTGCAAGAATTACCGTTTTTCAGGCTCTTATAAGAAATGTATTCTGGTGCATACTGCCATTGATTGGATTTCCGGTTCACATGGTAATGATCATTCTCCTGATACATGCTGCCTATAGTTTCTTTACTCATACAAGAATGGTAGGTAAACTTGGTTTCCTTGAATACATTTTTGTAACTCCCTCCCACCACCGAGTGCACCATGCCTCCAATGTTAATTACCTGGATAAAAACTATGCTGATATTTTTATCTTCTGGGATAAACTCTTTGGAACATTTGCAGAAGAAAAAGAAGAGCCTCAATATGGACTTACTCAACCGCTGAACAGCAGAAGCTTTCTGTGGCAACATTTCCATCAACTGCTGGAATTATTAGAATCTATAAAGAATATGCCTGGTTTGAAACAAAAAATAAAGATTGCACTTGCTAAGCCTGAAACTATATCTCCTGACCTTCGACAACAACTGGAAAAGAAATTTCTTTCTGTAAAAAATGTCACTAATAATCAAAAGAGAGAAATTCAAAAAAAATATATAATGGGGCAGATAAGTTTGATCATACTACTGCTCACATTGCTTATTCCGCTATATAAAAATATAGCAGGAGAAATGGTATTTCAATTGAATGCATTAATCTTAATCACACTCATTAACTGCGGTGCAATCATGGAACAAAAAGCATGGATTTTTCACCTTGAATGCCTAAGATTTATTATTATTTCTGCAATTCTATCTTTTTATTTTCCAGACCCAGCACTTATCTCCATTCTACTAAATGTAATCCTCTTACTATGCTTTTTCTTCTCCGATTTCAAGAGAATGTTTCTGGTATTTATCTATGGAAAATTTTTCTATAAAAGATTAGTTGGGATGAGTAATAAGTTTTAA